A single window of Micrococcaceae bacterium Sec5.1 DNA harbors:
- a CDS encoding heme o synthase, translating to MTAAVSTTDTPLNASPARGSIGISRKLKAYLALTKPRVIELLLVSTLPTMIFAQRGFPSIGLILATLVGGAFAAGSAGVFNCYIDRDIDKLMHRTEKRPLVTGEVSPREALVFAWILGAASIAILWFGANPLSAWLGLGAIVFYVVIYTMILKRRTAQNIVWGGAAGCFPVLIAWAAVTNTVEWPAIVLFMVIFLWTPPHYWPLSMRYGEDYRNANVPMLGAIAGAKVVSVQVVLYAWAMVACSLLMVPVGRAGWVYTIAAVAAGAWFLYESHALYKRAQGGDVSNKGAMKVFHGSISYLTLLFIALAVDPFIGSPIIGG from the coding sequence GTGACTGCCGCCGTGAGCACAACTGATACGCCCCTCAACGCGTCCCCGGCCCGGGGAAGCATCGGAATCTCCCGTAAGTTAAAGGCGTATCTGGCTCTCACCAAGCCCCGTGTCATCGAGCTGCTCCTGGTCAGCACGCTCCCCACCATGATCTTTGCCCAGCGCGGGTTCCCGTCTATTGGGCTCATTCTGGCAACGCTCGTTGGGGGTGCCTTCGCGGCAGGCAGCGCCGGTGTGTTCAACTGCTACATCGACCGCGACATCGACAAATTGATGCACCGCACAGAGAAGCGCCCACTGGTCACCGGTGAAGTTTCGCCCCGGGAGGCTTTGGTTTTTGCCTGGATTCTCGGCGCCGCTTCAATCGCCATCCTGTGGTTTGGTGCGAATCCTTTGTCCGCATGGCTTGGACTGGGCGCCATCGTTTTCTATGTAGTCATCTACACCATGATCCTGAAGCGCCGCACGGCACAAAACATCGTTTGGGGCGGGGCTGCTGGCTGCTTCCCGGTGCTGATCGCCTGGGCTGCAGTCACGAACACCGTTGAGTGGCCCGCCATTGTGCTGTTCATGGTCATCTTCCTGTGGACGCCTCCGCACTACTGGCCGCTGTCCATGCGCTACGGCGAGGACTACCGCAACGCGAACGTGCCCATGCTCGGAGCAATTGCAGGGGCAAAAGTTGTGTCGGTCCAGGTGGTCCTCTACGCCTGGGCCATGGTGGCTTGCTCGCTCCTGATGGTTCCCGTTGGCCGCGCGGGCTGGGTCTATACGATTGCGGCTGTCGCTGCCGGCGCCTGGTTCCTTTACGAGAGCCACGCCCTCTACAAGCGGGCACAAGGCGGCGACGTCTCCAACAAGGGGGCCATGAAGGTCTTCCACGGCTCCATCAGCTACCTGACGCTGCTCTTCATCGCGCTGGCAGTAGACCCCTTCATCGGATCACCGATCATCGGCGGCTGA
- a CDS encoding IS3 family transposase (programmed frameshift) — MTTPRRKYDAAFREDAVRLVLSTNRSVKQVAEEIGVKESTLGNWLHRHRESHQGAAPVLPEERGPVPWDEHRKALAENERLKAEVEFLGKSQRLLCREAKVEDFYEFIEAEKANYSVVWLCRALKVSRASFYRWRAPAGPSPRAVRHEDLVTAVTGLYEKENGRAGRDQLTLLLNAAGTKVSAPTVGAIMREKGLRAIRTRAWKRTTVQDPQAKTAHIENHMLDEQGKRDFTSAVPGTRLVGDITYLRTGEGWLYLATVIDLFSGMVIGWSMAAHMRASLCTAALQMARNHGRFAEHGVVFHSDRGTQYTSDEFQEWCGQNGVTQSMGKVGVCWDNAVAENFFSHLKTEFYHHHGFGSRLAARTGVMDYIEGWYNRRRPNRRAGGIPPAAAHENHHNRAQEPLAA; from the exons ATGACCACGCCCAGAAGAAAATACGATGCCGCTTTCCGTGAGGATGCTGTGCGGCTTGTTTTGTCCACGAACCGGTCGGTGAAACAGGTCGCCGAGGAGATCGGGGTGAAGGAAAGCACGCTGGGGAACTGGCTGCACAGGCATCGAGAGAGCCACCAGGGCGCCGCGCCGGTCCTGCCTGAAGAACGGGGGCCGGTGCCGTGGGACGAGCACCGGAAGGCACTGGCCGAAAATGAGCGGTTGAAGGCCGAGGTCGAGTTCCTGG GGAAAAGTCAGCGCCTTCTTTGCCGCGAAGCAAAAGTAGAGGACTTCTACGAGTTCATCGAAGCGGAGAAGGCCAACTATTCCGTGGTGTGGCTGTGCCGGGCGTTGAAGGTCTCCCGGGCCTCGTTCTACCGGTGGCGCGCCCCTGCCGGGCCCTCACCGCGTGCCGTGCGGCATGAGGATCTGGTCACCGCGGTTACCGGCCTGTACGAGAAGGAAAATGGCCGTGCCGGCCGTGACCAGCTGACGCTTTTGCTCAACGCGGCCGGGACCAAGGTCTCCGCCCCCACCGTCGGGGCGATCATGCGAGAAAAGGGCCTGCGGGCCATCCGAACCCGGGCCTGGAAGAGGACCACGGTCCAGGACCCGCAAGCCAAGACCGCCCACATCGAGAACCACATGCTCGATGAACAGGGCAAACGCGACTTCACCTCCGCAGTGCCCGGGACCCGTCTGGTCGGAGACATCACCTACCTGCGCACCGGCGAGGGCTGGCTTTATCTGGCCACCGTCATCGACCTGTTTTCGGGCATGGTCATCGGCTGGTCCATGGCTGCCCACATGCGGGCAAGCCTGTGCACCGCAGCCCTGCAGATGGCACGGAACCACGGCCGTTTCGCCGAGCATGGTGTGGTGTTCCACTCCGACCGTGGCACCCAATACACCTCTGACGAATTCCAAGAATGGTGCGGCCAGAACGGGGTCACCCAGTCCATGGGCAAGGTCGGGGTGTGCTGGGACAACGCGGTCGCCGAGAACTTCTTCTCCCACCTCAAAACCGAGTTCTACCACCACCACGGATTCGGCTCCAGACTCGCAGCCCGGACCGGAGTGATGGACTACATCGAAGGCTGGTACAACCGCCGCCGTCCCAACCGCAGGGCCGGCGGCATCCCACCGGCCGCCGCCCACGAAAACCACCACAACCGCGCCCAGGAACCCCTGGCCGCCTAA